The nucleotide window CACACATACACTTcatgctattttattttaaatgattttttttccccaaaacacaCTTTAAAGGGAAAGTTACTATTAAAAGAATCTGTGAATTGTTATTCACATAGCCAAAGGTACCCAGTGCAAAGAGCCCTTGAAATGTAAGACATGGGTGTTCTACTGagcactgctcctgctcttgCTGTCTGTACAACAGGCAGGAATAGAACAAAATCCTCAATGTACAAGTTTCAAGAGCAATTATGAGCAACTTACCAATGATTTCTCCTTGAGTGGGAAGAGCTCTGCCAACTGCCAGAGATTTGCTCTTCTCTGGTGCCTCTCCTGTACCCTGCTGAGCATCATGTCTGCTTCCCCCTGCAGTCTCAGATCCCCTCCTCTCAGACTTGGTATCTGCTGgggatttttctgcttttgctgtttcttGATAGATTTTCACTTTTGCCCCTGCATCTTTCACAGGCTCCTTTGCAGAAGTATTCTTTGACGTTATGGGCTCACATTTTAATTCTGATTTCTCTTCAGCTTTTTCACCTGGTTTGGGCTTGCTCAGGAATGGCTTTTGCTTCCCTGTTTGAGGTGCAAGTTCATTTTGCTTATTGTCCCCTTTAACTTCTGAATCTGGCTTGGAGCTGATGTTTTTAGGACTCTGTTGCAGTTTTAATTTGTCAGGCTGCTGTTTGACTCCTTTCAAGTCTGCAGGTGTGGGTTTCACTTTGGAACTTTTACCTCTGCTGTCACTTACATTTCCCTCCTTGGCCATCTCAATCTTTTCTTTCATGTCAGTCATATGTACACTGATGGATATCCTGCAGAGCAAACAGGAGACATTTGATATTGATGCAGGAGGCCAGCCTGGGTTTTGTAACTTTGTGGGGCaagaaaaatctgtttccaAACCCATGCATTTCTATAGTATGGATAAAACCTAACTGTACCAATCCTGCTGGGAATGACCCAGGAACACTAAGGGGAGAGCACCAAAAATCATGCTGGCTCTTTCTCTGTGTCCTCCTCTCTCTACATGTCTGCCCTTCTGCTGAACAAAATGTCTCACCCTGCAAAGAGTTAATCCCACATTTGAAAACTTACCCGCTTTTTGCAATTATTACAGTTAGTCTAATAAAACACCACTCAGATACTGATTGCCTGCACAAATTGCAGGCTGATTAGCTAAATGGCTGCCTGCTCACATGGCTCTCATGTGTCCTCCTCCAGCTGGCTGACCTGCACACTCACCCATCTGTGTTTGGGTCTTCTGATGGGATAGCATTCTTTCCACAGCTTTCTCttaaaaatctggttttgaTAAACTCTTTCACTCCAGCAATACTATTTTCCTTGGCATTTTAACTACTGGAAAAGATTAatgattttttccctcttgtgTTGCCTAAAAAGAGTACAGGTTAGAACCAATTCTCTGTGCTCCTAAACTCCATCAAAGACATTTGAGTGATAATGTTTGAGTCAACTGTTACAGCTCCAACTGTATGACTGACATGAGCAGTCTGATTTTACCAAGGCTGAACTGAAACTTGTGAAGTTGTAAAGGAGATTTTATACAATGGCAAATGAAGCCAGCTTCTGATGTCTGGGAGAGAACAGACCTCATTTTCACAAAAGTAATTGCCTCTTCCACTGGAGCAACCTCATTACAAAAGATGttctaaaagaaaatgtttctgcTTTCTTAAAACAAGAGTGTGAAATGTCTCATTTTCTGCACCTTTAACaccctggtgctgctctggtgtgagctgggagagcagctgaagGCAGCTCTGAGCAAACACTTCCTCTGCTATCTAGACAAGCCTGAGCTCAGTGGGACTCTCGGGCACTTCTCCAAGCAGGGGAACACAATGTCCCTCTGATGCCTCTGTGTGGGCTCACAAACTTCATTAGAAGCTGCATCCATTTTAGAGAGGTGTTTACCACCCTCATGTGACTTCCCACTCCAAACCATGACaatgctgggctgcagctgcccctggggTTTACTCCAGCTTCTGCCTTCCACTTACTTGCTGGCCTCCCTCATCCCCAAACCAATTCCTGGGGCTCAGACACCAAATTTGTACACAGGAGCAAATTCCCCATCCAAAGTCATACATACATTTGTGGGTGTGTATGGATGAGAGTCTCTCACCCccacacacacatataaatCACTTTACAGCCACCCACCCAGACAGAGAGGCATTGGGAGTTAAAATCTGCCACAGAAGTTCCATTTGTTCAGGTTTAGTTGGGAGGGGTCTTTtggttgtggggttttgttgggttttgtcatgtgggtttttaaaattttaaataaaagggattaaaataaaatccctgATAAATAATCCAAAGGAAAATGGACTATGAAACACCTATATGAGGAAAATATTAGCCTGATAGAGATGAATAAATGAACAATCTTTAGGTGaccaaaacactgaaaacacTGAGGAGAACAAACACAAATTCTTTGGTTTTGTCACACACTAATAAACATCTCAAATTCCTTTCACCCCCATGGCTATAGAAaccaaggagctgggagggagggagaggttTGAGTGAGTGGTTTATAACTACCTGAGCTCCTCTGTGGTGGTTTCTGTGTCAGCACACAGAACTGCTGCCACCTCAAACCCCTCTGTCCCAcctgagccctgggctgcacagaACTTTACTCAGGaccccctgagcctcctgccTTAACCCTTGTAGggtctctcctcctctcccaccaCACAGGAGCTGTCTCCTTTAATGGACTggctttccttttctcccttgTAAGCCATGGAAAGGTTCCAGGTCCCCCAGAAAGCCACCACCAAGGCCATTACCTGGTGTGAGTCACTTCACAGCCCGTGTCAGATATGGCCCTGGATGTGGAGGGCGCAGCCTCCCGGGACACGGCGCCCGCCGCTGCAGCTTTGCTTTCATTCTTGCCAGGCTTCTGCTGAACGAGCTGCCTGTGGCActcagcagggcctggggctCTGTCCCCCTTCTGGCCTTCAGCAGGAGCATTTTGGTTGCCTGCACGATCTTGATGTACGAAGGGAAGACCATTGTGTTGATTCACAGCTTTGACATCGATGTCCTTTTGCTGTGGGCAGCTCTTAGAGCTCTGTGTTTTGCCAGCACCTTCTAccccttgctgctgggctgtcctgtCTTTAAGCTGGGGTTTGGAGTCAGCTTTGTGGGCTACAGCACTGGAAGTGTTCACCTTCTCACATGCTCCCTTGTTTTCATCCAGCTTTTTCACGCTTTTTGTCTCTGAATAAAAGAATCCATTAATAAACTATCCTTGGCAAAAGTCATGGCAAAACAGAGGAGGAATAAAGCAACACACCTCTCAAAATAACCTACAGAGTTACATTTGAAAAGATAGCAAGAATCCCCCAGAAGGTTTAAAATCCTTACACCATCAGGCTGGAGATACTACTCATGCTCATGGCTTAAACCCAGAGATTCACCTGCTGGACTTGGATTccttaaagcaaaaaaaaaaaacccaaacctgcaAGGCTCAAGTTCATTGTATCTAAAATCTGAAATCACTTTGTGGGCAAATATAACAGGTAGTTTAAGGCACTGCAGATCCTGCAGGACCCAATACATCCTTCTCCCCAGTTAGGGGGGTAGGGACACACCCAGCAGGACTCCAAGGGACACTGAGGCACGAGACAGCACCCAACTTGCAGTTAGCACAAAAGGATTAAAAGGTTCTCCATCACCTTCCCATGACAAAGGCTGTGGTTATTAACATTCAGCATGCCCAGATCACCAGCAACCTAGGTTTGCTCACAATTCTCTGTAGCTTTTGGGTCAGAATTGTGAccattgctttgtttttgtcaCTTCCAAAGCCATGAAGCTAAAAAGGGGACTGCCCATAAGGCAAAGGATTCACTGACAATTTGTGAAGACAGCAGCATGACAGGGCCTGCTCAACATCACCTTcacccctgctgcagctccacaggcaCTGACAGTGGatgcaacagggcagtgccctgaCAGATGCACCCTAAATAGGAATCTGGCCCTGACACACCAGTGAAACTTGCTGATCAAAAAAAGATATTCCAGTGTCAACACATCCCTTTTTCAGacagggggaagagggagggcTGCTTCAGAGGTATTAATGGAAAAGAACTTATTGGGTTTGCTATGTGATAGGGCCACTATCTTCACAGTATCTCCAAACAAGCTCTGCTCTCTGAATTCAGCTCACTGAAACCCAactcaaaaaaccccagctcTTCAGCTGAACAAAAGTGCTCCTTTTAATCTTCTAGCTTTTTGTAGTGCTTGATCCTGGGGATAAATCATCatgtgaaggtggtgagaacAATTCTATTCTCCCAGTACTGAGGGGCAAAGTTACTCAGTTACATCTGGGTAATTCAGGTAGTGGGAAATAGCAGGCTATTAATTTCCAGTTTGTCTGCTGCACATTCTAGAGCCTGCAGCATGCCTGGAGTGATACATACCTTCCAGAGGCTTCTTGCTTTCAGTCTGGGTTCCTCTGTTACTAAGCACATGCTTAGGTTTTGCACCACTCTCCTCAGACTTATCTTTGGCCTAAAAATGACAGGGAACACAGAAATTACAGTTACAGCCAAGAGTGTCTATTTCCCACTAGGTTCCTGCAGCTATGCAGGCATTCAGAGTCTGTGAAATGGACAGTTACACCTCTTCTGAATTATTAGTCAGTGCTCTGTTTACTTCTTTCCTCCAGTCTCACCCTGCCTTTGCAGACAGGCATCCTTTTAAAACAACATAACAGATTAATAAATCAGCTCACTGCTTTCCAACATTTTCACTGTCAAGGTTTTTGCCTCCTGTCATCTCTACTCACACTGATTAAAAAGTATGACATGTGAAACATGAAACAGTAGAAAAAGAAATGATGCTGtatttctgttgctttttgGCTGGTGACAGAATGAAAAGTAATGTTTCTGAATATATTTGTCAAAACATATTTGTCTCAAGGTACCTAAAATTCATTATTTGACCTGATAAGAGGTGGTACCAAAAAAGAACCTCAAGTTTTAGATCAACTCTTGTGTATGCACTTGACATTTCACATGTCACCTTTAGAATTATTAAAAACAGAAGCAGATTTTTATCTTTAAGCAGTGTTTTTCCCCCAATTAATTTGAGAGGAGGGATATTTTCTAACAGAACCACTAAAGACCTCACACAGCAATACATGTGAAATCAAATTACAGCTGACTTCTGTGTGGCAAAAAGCATTACACAAAATTAGGGAAAGGCATAATATTTCCTGTGGTTGGCATACAGTTAAAAATCTAGTGATGATCGAGCCTCCTATCCTGATTTGTACAAGCAAATAAGCAACACAAAGTATTTCTGCAGGTAACTGATTACATTTGCACATCAGCCCTTCACCTGTTAGTAAAAGCAGTTAAGGATTTCATGCACCAATCCTACAGACTGAACAGAGCCTCCCCACCTCCCattccaaaaaacccaaaacacccaaagagcaaaagtaggaaaaaaatcattaccCTTTTTATTACAGCTCTAAGCAAACCTGCAACAATGACCAGGGTGAACATTATTCTGGCACAATCCTACATGCAAAGAAAGCCTTGGGTAAGTGACAGTTTAATGCTGgtgtgtttttttctggtttttaagtAAGAAGTTAGAGGTTTGGAACTTGGGAAGCTCAATTCATAGTCTTTGTTGACTCCAAGCCCACAAAACTTCTTCCATAAGCATTCCCAAGGCATGCCTGGAATGCTGTCACAAACAGCTTCACCCAGCAATGCAAACAGGACctcccccctcccagcccagcccgtgataagcagagccctgggacaAACAGCAAAGGCTGGAAAACAGGAACAAGCAGGCAGCAAGTTCTTTTTCTGTGCTCCCCCTGAAACTGTGCAGCTCTTTGGACATGTTTGTGCTGCAAAATCCAGACCCAAGTTAGCAGATGGCTCAGCACAAGGTAATTTGTTCAcctgtgctctctgctcctTTCCCCGCCAGGTCACGTTCACACACAGCCTCACTAACTCAAGATAGTTCAGATATCACTCAGCAGTCTGTGATCAAAGGATGGACTTAAGGTTTAATAACTGACCTCATGCTCCAATTTCAAAAAGTGTTCATGACCAGAAACAAAGGAGGACAATGATGGTCACACTGGGGTTTGCCATAAAGGTGCTCGCCCACTACACCCTGACTGTTCTCCAGCCAAGGCACAGGTTGGAGCCTGGGACACTGACCTCCACCCCCTCCCAGTGCACCAGGTTGTCACCAGCAGATCATTCCATCTCAATCTGCACCTGCCTATCCACAAAATCAAGCAAAGGACAGTATCTGTCTCCAGGCATTTTGCAGTGACTGTAATAACACAGCTTTACCCAAAACACATCAGACTTTCCCATGTCTCCAAAAACCTGTAGAACTGAAGCTGGAATGACTGGAACTGAGCTTTATCTCTGTCCAGATTTAAGGTTGATAACTAATGCATGATTTATTATTCTCAACACTAATGGAAGCACTTTATAAATTCTCCTGTCTCCTAACAGGCCAGCTCACTTGTCAGCCTCGGGCACTTAAAAAGGGAGACCAGGAGCGCACTGAAAGCTTGGAAAGGTACATTGTCATCAAACACTGCCCTGTTCTTCTAATGGGTTAGATGTACCTCCCCATCAAAGGATTTTACAGCTTTGgtgaaaaatatttgcattggATATCAATGGACATTGTCATTCGAGCTAAATTCTCCTGACTGTAATCACATCTCCACACACATGCAGATCTGGAATGAATAAACATATTCCAGCCATTGCAGTTTTCCTCTCTTCCATTCCCATGGTGGGGTAGAAGCCACAGTGAAAATTGGAAACTCCCATTACCTAGAACTAATTCCACATGCCTGTAACTGTTAACAAACAAGGCTGATCTATTTTCAAACACCATATCAACTAAGTACTGCTCTTGCCTGTTCCTCACTCACTGTCCTCAATAATTAAGAAATGCTTGGGAACTGATGTCTGGGAACTTGCAAACACAAGAACTACTTGATTGCAGGAGTGAATGCTGTCAATGGAGGTGATGAAGTCACAGCTGCATCACAAAAATGTAGCTAAAGACAACTAAGATGTCAAAGGATGTGTAAATCTGCTCAGTAACATGACCATAAACCAGCACAGGTCTCAGGAACTGCTGCTGTGTTCAGAATTTGTGAATGAACAAGGAAGTAGAAGCttccctcaaaaaaccccaaaagcttcTAGTATGTTACTCATACTTTCCACTGGGACCTCAATTCAGTCACTGATTTGGGTGACATTGCTGAGCTTTCAGCACTGGTAGAAGCTGAATTTTCCTTTCCAGTAGCAATCTCCTCCTCATAGCCCTTCCAGGGCTGCCCAGCACCCTTCAGGAACCTCAGACACTGTTTTGAGCTTGCTCCCTGCCCTAAGAGCCTTGCAATTCAAAGGTCCCAGCAGTAACCTGTGCCAGCaatacagaaaggaaaactTGAATTAAATATCATGCAAGAGATTGACAGGAGAGCCTAAAGCCCTGCTATGTCATAAAGTGAAATGAAGAACAGTAAAACTAAACCAACCTCAAGAGGGATTTCCAGCAGACTCCCCTTCTTCCAGGGCACAATGCCTTTGAGAATGAAATCCACTACTTTAGAATTTTTTAATACTTCTCCCACAAATGTAATAACTTTATCCAGGGTATCAACCCTTTTCTCTATCTTTGCCAGCCTCTCCTTATGCTTGGAGGCATCTAGCTGGGCAGCCTTCATCAAATTCAACACTTCTGAGCACATGCTCTGCACGTCAGCCTGGGCAGCGCTGTCCGGTTCCTTTGGGCCTTTCTGCACTGCATCTGTgccaccaggagctgcttggGATACTGTGAGCTTGTTAATGCCATTTCCTACAGCAGCAATGCCTCTGTCCACTTGCTGCAGTTTGCCTGTCAGGTCTTCTTGGAAATGCAGCAGTCTGTCCATCTTTTCATTCAAGAGATAGAGTTTTTTGTCCACCGTACTCAAACTGTTCACTTTTGGAGGCTGAAACTTGGTCAGGGCGTGTCCCTGTGCGAGGTCCAAGCTCCCCACAGACATTGTGTCCAGACAGCAGGAAGTCAGACAGATTAGGCTGCCTTTGCATTAATCATAAATTAGAAAATGAGGCTCTGAAAGTTCATCTTCTTCAGCTATTCCTACACCAGACAAGCTCACTTACTGGAGTCACTAGAGCATATCGTGAGATAGCTACTGCAGAAaagatttatttctgtgttaTCTGTTTCTTACTGTGATGGAGGCAATGATGGAGGCAGTTTGGCACCAGACTGTGTTTTCTTGTGCCTCCTTGACGTCACAAAACcatttaaaattctttctcgAGTGGCTGTTGATAGGCAAGCATCTTAACAATGGCCAATGCCTGCGCAGGCCTCTGGAGGGAGGGGGATTGTTTTCATGACCAGTTTTAGTTCTGTGATAATGAAAAGGTGCTAGAACATTTCCCTTCAttaaacaggagaaaaaataaaagtaaactGGCTGGCCTTGTGCTGAAGCTTGGAAGAATTCAGCTCTGTAGCACGGATGCAGAACGCCCAGCATAGACACAGGGTGCTCTTTCAGTTGGCTGGCActtgaatttaaaaatagagTACAATGACAATGACCTGAAATACATATCTAGCACCAGCATGTCTCTGTCAACTGAAACTTCTAAAATTAAATCTTTCTCCCAGGTTATAAAAATGAaccaagttaaaaaaaaatcataatgaaGGCACAGCAGAATTAGTCTGACTATTagcaattaaattattaaatcatAAATCTTAAAGGATTTGTTATTGACTTGCTCTTCACTTCTGCATCACAGCATATCTACTATACAAATGACAGTCACTAGAGAACAGAAAAAGTCACTTCACATTGCACAGGCTCCACTGCCACAGCTCTGAATGCTTTAGAAACATTAATGAATGTACCCTTACAATAGCACACAGAAGGGGAGTCAGTTCTCTGCCACAGAGGATGAACTGTGGCATCAAGAGAGAGCAGTTTGTCCCATGCCAGATGTGACCCTGTCACACGACTGTGTCTGGCTCTCCTGGTTCCCTCTGCACTGCtgagtgcagagcagggaggagaaaCAGTGGAACCACAGCAAAGCCTTTGGGATCCCCAGCACccctctgcctccagccccttcctcatTTTTTGTAAATGgtatatggaaaaaaaaagtcactctTAATGTGAATTTCCTGTATGACACAGAACATTCTAGACATTAAACCCCTTCCCACAGAGTAGTAGCAGCATTAAAGTTACTCTCTCAAGACAATGTTGGATCCTTGCCACTTCTGTAAGATGAGAATTTTTATTTACACTTTAAAAGAAGTGTTACATTATAGCCAACCTGGTTTTTCTGTGACATTTAGAGGCAAATAACCAGCTTTACCAAACACAGCCAAAGCTGTGAGACTTGGACTGTTCATCACCTTCCCAGGAGAGTTTGAATATCAAGCAATGACTTTAGAAGAAAACCTGGCACTTTGTGCCATGTCACTTCTCCTGaccaaaaaagtattttaaagtcACTGGGGTTTTCACAGTGGTCTGGGATAGAATGGTGTAAGTTTTGTGATATCCCATACAACACAGTAAAATATTCAGCTCTGTCTTGAAGGTTTAGGACATGGGCAATAAATGCCTTGCAACTCTACTACTGCAGTTAAAGAATCAAGAGCTTTTAGTCAAATGCCTCCAAAGAATTCATTCTTTCAAGCCCACAAACATGCTTGATGACAAAAGATAAAAACAACCAACATAATTCACTAAATCAAGAGTACCTGCTGAATGTTGTTCTGTTAGGAACAAGAAGAAAGTGGCAGAGTCATGAGAGTGTTGTATTTAAAGTCAGACAACTTACAGCAGATACTTCAACAAGGAAGCTTAGCCACAGAGAGTCATccccagctgcacacacagaaCTCGAGTTGCCACCACCAGTGTGGGActccaggcacagcacagggccaggAAACAAAGCAGGTACAACCAGGAGCACAACTGGCTGTGCTTGGGGGCAAACAGGAGTCCTGCAAAACCTTGAGCTGCTCTCTTAGTTATTTAACAACTGAGAGCAAAAAGCATGATTGCTGCCCAATTGTATTATCTAGTGTTATTATTCCTGTAACTGCTGGTTTAATCCTCTTCACTTACTGTGGTAAATGCTGTGTAAAGCAAAAAGTGGggcttcaaaaaaaaaaaacaaaacaacccatCCCTTTCTCCTCTGGATTCAGCCACATGCACTGTGTATTCCAGCCACATGGAAGAGATTTCATCACCCAACTGCTCACACAGTGCACTGAGAGATGTTTGAAAGAATGCTCTACAGAGAATTCTTGCTAAAAATATGCAGCAAACATTCCTTGCTAGTGTTGTCTGAGGAACAGGGAAGATCCAGCCATAACTGCCTCCTACTCTGATACAGCTGTTTAACCTATTATACTGCTTACATCAAACTGTGCCTCCATAAACAACTGCAAAATTACAGATGGGATGAAGGACAGAGAAGGAAACCTCATTTGGACCAAAGTAAAAAGTTTTAAACATCTGTCACAAAGTTAAGGTCAGctattctttattcttttcattttctcctccaCTCTCTCTCCTTTTGCACTGCTGGCAAACACacaaccagaaaaaaatggCTCTGGCAAGTCTAACAGTTTGTCTTGCCTTCAGGATGATACTATGCTCAAATACTGGCAAAAACCCTTTTATTCCCTTTGCTTTGAATTACAAAAGCAGGCAACTGTTGTTCAGAACATTGATTCAGTGCCCAGTGTTCAGATCTTGCTTGAGTAGCCTGCAGAGAACATTTATTTCCATTGCTGGTCCCAAGCCTTTTAATAGTTACCAAACTaagggaaaaatcctaaaatgcctgacaccaaaaaaaagcacattGTGATAAGTGCCACAGCCTATCAAAGTCACTTTTGCTTTGTGAGGAGCTGTGGCTTAAAAGGACATTTTGCACTTAGATACCACAACACAGGGTGCTTCATCTTCAGCCCCCAAATGTACAGAGTGCTGTGTGAACAACAAATGCCAGAGAGCACAGCTATGTTCAGTCACTGCCCAAACTGGTGACCCACAAGACTCCATCACTGTCTGGGTGTAACCTGAACAAAGTTTCTGATGACAATTGTGGGTTTCTGCTCATTTCTTCCAGGTAACAAAAAATGAGCACTGGGATCTGGAGTGTGCAGGCAACTGCCTTGATTCCATTGTCTGCTGGACTGAAACAAACCTTTCTGATCCCTTTAAAACACCTCCAAGGTATCAGGTACCTCAGGAAGGCAGAGAAAAGGAACACACATGCTGGAGAAACACAACTACAAGTGACCTTGAAGCAATGATGCCACAGGGACTTCTATTCTCAAGGGGGAGAAGAGTTTATTCCTCTTTGGCTCACACCTCTCACACActcccagctgggagagagatgtcagaaaacaagagaaaaattcAGATTCAACACAGAAAACCTATCATATAGCAGTTTAGTTACCATTCCTCCTTGCTAGGTCTGAcccaaaggaaggaaaaaatcctcaaaGATAGAGtgaatagaaaataaaatattaaaaaaaaaaatctacaccATGTACTGAAGTGACAGCAGAGACTGATAGCCCAAATGAGAAATGTCACAGAGGTTAAAACCAGCTGCTCAAACAGATCATCTCATTAGATTGTTGCATTGCTTCCAACAACATTGTAAAACTGGAGATGGCTGACAATACAtaagaaagtgaaaaaataactttttataTGGCCTATAAAAAGCCAAAGCTTAATACAGAACTTAAAGGCTTTGGGAAAAGTTTGCAGTGCAATAGAGTTCCAAGGAGATGGAAAATGTAATGTGGCAAAACATCAGGAgattacaaaaggaaaaaccaaagcaaataaACTCAAAGCAGTCTGGCTACATCTGATAAACACTGCtcaggcaagaaaaaaaagtaaatttttttacaactatattttacatatttagAAACCAGATGTCAGCTTTTTCAAGTTATAATGAAAATCTACTTAATTTACATCTAATTGCTGCAGCTCATTAACATacatttcccacttttctctACAGCAAATGAAAGGGTAACTGAACCTTTTTAGGGTATCTGAATTTCTGAACTACTAAACCTAGTTTCTCATGAACAGCACAAAAGGTCAATTTATTATATCCACAGAGTAATGCTCCAGCAACAGACCAAATCTGACAGCAAGCACAAAGGAGGCAGTGGCTCTAACTCAGAGGAGTAACTTCCAAGGCAAGAGATGCCCATCAGCCTGGATAAATCCCTCCAGCCCATGGCTGCCTTTCCTGCTGGGACCAGGGGAAAGTCCAGTTCCTCACCCTGAGAACTGGACCACAGCTGCTTTAGAAGGCCAAGAACCCCACATTTAGTGCATCACTCATGCCCTGTTGGTTGAAATCCATCTGCCCAGTAAAAGGATCTGTGGAACAGTGTTGGTATCCTCAGGTGACCCTGGCAAGAACAACTCAATATTGCCTCTGTCACAACATGGCTCTGGTGCCAGGTACCCCCATCAATCACCATGGAAACTTGGGGTTTCTAGTATTGAATGAGAGAAAACTGCTAACACAGTCAATTAGGAAATACCCTTGCAagtcctgccttccttccccacttccatttcattattttccagACAACTGAATCTAAGGatgtctgcaggcagcagcagagccagggataGGTTACTGAACCTGATACCATGTGCACTATTGTAATGCATCTCAGCCAGGCAGCTGACAGCAGAGCTGAACAGATCAATTATGACATTTCATTTACATCAAAGTGATGAGATTTCTAGATAACACTGTTTACCATGTGCCCACAGTCCTTCCACCAGGTTACTCTGCCTCTCAGGATGCCAACATGGCACCTGCTGTCTATCCACGTTCACTCACTTGACCCCAGAGCTTATTCCTCACCACCAGGTCTGTTACTCACAGAAACTACATTAGAAAGCTCATTACTTAAAATTTTCATCctttcaatttattttatttttaagcagcTATTAAATTATGGAGCAGAAGAGTGGTAACTGAGAATGTTTCCTCAGTGTGGTGGTAAGGATTCAGCATCCCACTCCTCCACACCCTCCAACAAAGACTTCTCTGGAAACTGAACAAAAAAGTCATGTTGATCCTGCTTCCCCTGAATTTCAGTGGTTCTATATCTAATGGAGTCAGTTCCTCCTAAAGCCTGCTGATTTTCAGGGTCAGCCACAAAAGTTCCCCTTAGAGTCAAGAAGCTTCTTACTTACAAGATGCTCTCTCAGTACTACTgggagctcagcagggagccctgaggCCCACCTGACACCTGCCAAAAGCTCTTGTGTCAATGCAGTTTGCTCAGGTACAAGAAATTCTGTGTCACTGGGATCTGCCACAACAGGAGAGTGACCCTGGCTGTGCAGTAATGCCAAGAGGAATAAAACCAGTAAAAGCAAATTCTCCTCATTGAAGTGATGAGATAGGGCTCTCAGGATACACACACAGGGAACAGACCTGTGGCATAAGAAAGGGTTATTTCTAGACAGTCAacttttctgaaaaacaaacttACATAACCCAGAGTTTGCTCCAAAACACATTAAAACCAGCACAATTGCTCTTGCTGACTTGAAATTTGACTGGCTTCAAATCAAATCCCTCAGAAAAGCCTCTACTTTGCCAGCAACAT belongs to Agelaius phoeniceus isolate bAgePho1 chromosome 12, bAgePho1.hap1, whole genome shotgun sequence and includes:
- the MYLK3 gene encoding myosin light chain kinase 3 isoform X3, which encodes MGTLYQESALHRSLRLSVGGFCVSDYIKRFTDCARIMFTLVIVAGLLRAVIKRAKDKSEESGAKPKHVLSNRGTQTESKKPLEETKSVKKLDENKGACEKVNTSSAVAHKADSKPQLKDRTAQQQGVEGAGKTQSSKSCPQQKDIDVKAVNQHNGLPFVHQDRAGNQNAPAEGQKGDRAPGPAECHRQLVQQKPGKNESKAAAAGAVSREAAPSTSRAISDTGCEVTHTRISISVHMTDMKEKIEMAKEGNVSDSRGKSSKVKPTPADLKGVKQQPDKLKLQQSPKNISSKPDSEVKGDNKQNELAPQTGKQKPFLSKPKPGEKAEEKSELKCEPITSKNTSAKEPVKDAGAKVKIYQETAKAEKSPADTKSERRGSETAGGSRHDAQQGTGEAPEKSKSLAVGRALPTQGEIIDDSPSPPAPFEHRIVSVRQAEVTASYSVCRHQVLGGGRFGQVHKCTEISTGLNLAAKIIKVKGAKEKEEVKNEINIMNQLNHVNLIQLYDAFEAKNNITLIMEYLDGGELFDRITDENYHLTELDAILFTKQICEGVHYLHQHYILHLDLKPENILCVNHTGNQIKIIDFGLARRYKPCEKLKVNFGTPEFLAPEVVNYDFVSFPTDMWSVGVITYMLLSGLSPFLGETDAETMNYVVNCSWDFDAEAFEQLSEDAKDFISRLLVKEKSCRMSATQCLKHQWLSDLPAKAQQCKLRLKSQLLLQSYMTHRKWKKHFYVVAAANRLKRFQSMSVKLS
- the MYLK3 gene encoding myosin light chain kinase 3 isoform X1; this translates as MSVGSLDLAQGHALTKFQPPKVNSLSTVDKKLYLLNEKMDRLLHFQEDLTGKLQQVDRGIAAVGNGINKLTVSQAAPGGTDAVQKGPKEPDSAAQADVQSMCSEVLNLMKAAQLDASKHKERLAKIEKRVDTLDKVITFVGEVLKNSKVVDFILKGIVPWKKGSLLEIPLEAKDKSEESGAKPKHVLSNRGTQTESKKPLEETKSVKKLDENKGACEKVNTSSAVAHKADSKPQLKDRTAQQQGVEGAGKTQSSKSCPQQKDIDVKAVNQHNGLPFVHQDRAGNQNAPAEGQKGDRAPGPAECHRQLVQQKPGKNESKAAAAGAVSREAAPSTSRAISDTGCEVTHTRISISVHMTDMKEKIEMAKEGNVSDSRGKSSKVKPTPADLKGVKQQPDKLKLQQSPKNISSKPDSEVKGDNKQNELAPQTGKQKPFLSKPKPGEKAEEKSELKCEPITSKNTSAKEPVKDAGAKVKIYQETAKAEKSPADTKSERRGSETAGGSRHDAQQGTGEAPEKSKSLAVGRALPTQGEIIDDSPSPPAPFEHRIVSVRQAEVTASYSVCRHQVLGGGRFGQVHKCTEISTGLNLAAKIIKVKGAKEKEEVKNEINIMNQLNHVNLIQLYDAFEAKNNITLIMEYLDGGELFDRITDENYHLTELDAILFTKQICEGVHYLHQHYILHLDLKPENILCVNHTGNQIKIIDFGLARRYKPCEKLKVNFGTPEFLAPEVVNYDFVSFPTDMWSVGVITYMLLSGLSPFLGETDAETMNYVVNCSWDFDAEAFEQLSEDAKDFISRLLVKEKSCRMSATQCLKHQWLSDLPAKAQQCKLRLKSQLLLQSYMTHRKWKVNKAASTGKSHHRHSHSLLLCGGSLVPTGFLAKHFYVVAAANRLKRFQSMSVKLS